Genomic window (Bacteroidota bacterium):
ACAAAACGGTATATCAGGATCAAATAAGCAACAAAAATCACAATAATGATAACATTCACCGGCCATCCTGGTAATTGAACCCCCTTGCCTGTAAATGCCTGAATTAAAAACCCCAGGACCATGATGGATAAAGCAATAATAAAACTTTCCCTGTATCCCCAGGGAAAGCTCCAGATTCCTCTTTTTCGGTTTTCCTCTTTCATCGTTTTTTATAAAGAATACAAAAATAGTTATTAAAGTTCTTACATATAAAAAAATACAGTTAAATACAAAACTTCAGATAAGCATATGAAAATTGATCATTTGTATTTTGCCAAACTATCCGTCAGAAAACAGGACTCTTTGCGTACTTTACTATGTTCTTTGTTTACCTTTGCGATGCCTTCTGGAATCAAAACCCTGGAACGTGAAAAAATACATTTCACTTAAAGATAAGTTAATTTTAAATTTTGTTTTGATAGGCATTTCCATCATCCTTGTCATCTCATTTTTTGCTTATTACACCGCTAAAAACATATTGATCGACAGAACATTCGAACAGCTTACAACGTTAAGGGTAATAAAAAAGAGGCAATTGGAAGGCTTTTTCAAAGACAGGAAAAACGACATAGAACTACTTGCATCTTCCGAAGGCATTTATAAAATAATGGAGATCCTGAAAAATAAAAACTTAAAGGATACATCCGATATTGAACAAATGACCGTAACTATTCAAAAGTCATCAAATCTTGATCAACTGCTTTTTTATTTAAGGTCAAAAGGTTATTATAAGAATCTTTACATTATAAATCCAGGCGGGATAAGTCTTAAGACCAGTTTAGATCAAGGCAACCAAAGGTTCTTAAGCTTTAAATCAGGCACATTCGGCAATTTATGTTCGTCAATAATACAAAATAATATCCCATACCAAAGCGCAGTCATTAAGGATCTTGATTCTACAAATTCCGGTCATGCTTTTCTATCAGTATGCAAATTAGCCGGATATGAAAAGGGTTCTAATGGAGTGATCGTTTTAGAGATCCCCGCTTCAGCGTTAAACAGCATCATGCTGGAAGATAATCCTTACAGTGGCCTTGGTGAGTCAGGTGAATCATATCTGGTTGGGAAAGACCATCTGATGAGAAGTAATTCAAGATTTCAGAACTCCTCAATACTCCGCACCAAAGTTGAAACCCAGGCAGTAAAAAAGGCATTGGACGGAGACAGCGGGACCCTGATTACCCCCGATTACAGAGGGATAAAGGTATTAAGCTCTTTTGCACCGGTTGTTACCGAAGAGATAAACTGGGCTTTACTTGCCGAAATCGACCTGGAGGAAGCCCTTACTCCATTATCAGCCATAACAAATAACATCATTATTGTAGGTACCTTCATCGCCTTGATCCTGTTTATTTACACTTACATCATATCCCATACCGTAACTTCTCCGGTAATAAAGCTAAAAAATGCAGCTCAGAAAATAGGCCAGGGAAATTTTGATATAAATCTCCCCGGGGACAGTTACGACGAAATTGGCGATCTCAGGGTATCTTTCAATGACATGTCGGCCAGGCTAAAAGATATTACCGAAAAACTTAAAGAGGAGAGAACCAGAAGGTTACGTTCTGTCTTTGACGGCCAGGAAATTGAGAGGCAAAGATTATCCAGAGAGTTGCATGATGGATTGGGACAGAACCTGATCGCACTGAAGTTGATGCTGGAAAACATACGGGGGCACGACCTTTGTGATGTGTTTGAATCAATCAGGGAAGTAAAAAAGTCGATTGACACAACCATCGACGAAATCAGAAGAATGTCGAATAACCTTATGCCTGCAGTACTTTTTGAATTCGGGCTCATAACTGCGATAAGAAAACTCTCTGAAGAAATTAAAAACAACTGTCATATCAAAGTAGACCTGGAAACTTCCCTTGAAGAGGAAAGCTTAAGTAAAACAAACCGTACCTATCTATACCGGATCGTTCAGGAAGCCTTAAACAACTCACTTAAACATAGTGAAGCTTCCCTGATAAAAATAAAAATTAATCAGGATCAGGAAAATTTTAGAACTACAATAAGCGACAATGGAAAAGGATTTAATATGGAGGACAACCAGGCATTTTCCGGTAACGGATTATCGAATATGAAAGACAGGGCCGGAATGATGGGCGGAACCCTGAAAATCAATTCGGAAGCCGGTATGGGTACAACAATTGTCGTTGAAATACCTTATGCAAAACAGCGGAAATAAATGGAGAAAATAAAGATAATCCTTGTTGATGACCATCAGATCGTGCGGGATGGAATTAAAGCTCTTATAGCAGGAATGGATGAGATGGAGGTCATTGCGGAAGCAAGCACCGGGGAGATGATGTTAAAAATACTCTCAAACAACTCACCTGATCTAGCCATAATAGATATTGCTCTACCCGATATTTCCGGCATAGAGCTTACGCGCCAGATACATGAAAAATACCCGAGCATCAAAATCCTGATCCTCTCAATGTATACTGATGAAGAATTTATCTTCAATTCCCTGAGGGCCGGAGCATCAGGGTATCTTCCAAAAAACACATCCAGGCATGAACTCAGAGAAGCTATCTTAAGTGTAAATAATGATGTTGAATACTTACCGGAAACTATTTCAAAAATAATCTTAAGAAGCTTTGTCAAAAAGGCCAGGAAAGAGGAAGACCAAAAGGATTTCAGTCTGCTTTCCAACCGGGAAATGGAGGTCTTAAAACTCATCCTGGCCGGAAACAACAATCGCTATATAGCTGAAAAACTTTTCATTAGCACAAGAACGGTTGAATCTCATAAGAATCATATAATGAACAAGCTTGAAATCAAATCAATGCTTGACCTTGTAAAATACGCCATTCAAAACAAGATTATCGATATCTGAAAAACAGATCCTGGAGGCACCTTTTTTCACTTAAAATAAACAGCTTTTAGGTATAACACGGAAATAATCTTCCGTGTTATACCGATCGATTTTCAGTTTTTATAGTATTGATTCTCAGAATAATCTTTTAAACTTTTGTTGTTTAATTATTAACTACAAAAGCAAAGGTTATGAAACGATCCACAAAATTCATCCTGTCGTGCACGGTTTTAGCATTGATTGCTTTGCACTCATTTTCGCAGGAAAAAAAAGTAAGCCTCAATGCAGGGGCCGATATTATGAGTCGTTATATTTGGAGGGGAACAGACTTTGGAAATGCACCCAGTGTGCAGCCAACCCTTTCGGTTTCCGCATTCGGGATCGAGTTAGGAGCCTGGGGAGCATATTCTATCAGTGGGCCCGGCTACCAGGAAGCTGACTTGTACCTTTCCTACACATTCATTAACGACATGTTCACCATCGGTGCAACTGATTATTTCTTTCCGGGAGATACCTGTAAGAATAATTATTTCGACTACGACGACAAGACAACCGGGCACACTTTTGAAGCAAACCTTTCATTCAATGGAAATGATAAAATTCCTTTCAACGCTTCGGCCAACTATAATTTCGCAGGGGCTGATCAAGACAACTCCTGGTATTTTGAAATTGGTTATAGTGGAAGCATCCAAAAAACCGGATTCAACATCTTTATGGGCTTCACACCCGACAAAGGTATTTATCTGACACCCGGTGCTGAAGGATTTAGTGTAGTGAATGTTGGGATTACAGCAACAAGAGATATCAAAATTACCGAGAGTTTCTCATTGCCGGTACAAGCATCTCTCATCACCAATCCCCAGGCGGAGAATATCTTTATTGTCTTTGGTTTCTCATTATAGTTCATTTTAATAGTAGAAATTAATAATATTTTATCATGGAAGGACATATTGGATTTATGTTATTGGCCACCAGTCTTGTGATGCTAATGACCCCCGGCCTGGCGTTTTTTTATGGAGGACTTGCCAGTAAAAGGAACATTCTGGGTATAATGATCCAGACCTTTGTTTCGCTTGGAATCACAACAATACTATGGTATGCCATTGGTTTTTCGCTAAGTTTCAGTGGCGGTAAAGGCGGTATTATTGGCAATCTTGACATGGCATTTCTTAGCGGGATGACCTTGCAAGAATTGTATTCTTCAGCAGATGGCAATATCCCACCATTGCTGTTCTTTGGTTATCAGATGATGTTTGCCATTATTACACCGGCGCTTATTACCGGTGCTTTTGTAAACCGTATTACATTTAAATCCTACCTCATTTTCCTGGTTCTTTGGCAAATCTTTGTTTATTACCCATTCGTTCATATGGTATGGGGAGGCGGATTACTCCAGGAATGGGGAGTGCTTGACTTTGCCGGAGGGATACCCGTTCATGCCACTGCCGGATTTGCTGCTCTGGCTTCAATTTTATATGTAGGCAAGCGTCGCGACCAGGCTTCTCCACCCAATAGCATTCCTTTGGTTGCCATTGGAACCGGATTGCTTTGGTTCGGATGGTATGGATTTAACGCAGGAAGTGAACTTAAGGTGGATAATGTTACCATTCAGGCATTTGTCAACACTGATATTGCCGCTTCCGTTGCAGCCATTACCTGGTTGATCATTGAATGGAGCCTTAAAAGAAAACCTAAATTTGTGGGATTATTAACCGGAAGTATCGCCGGTTTGGCCACAATTACACCTGCTGCCGGTTTTGTCCCCTTATGGTCTGCCGCATTGATCGGAATGTTTGCAGGTATAGTATGCTATCTCGCTGTTCATATGAAAAACAGCCTCGGTTGGGATGATGCTCTTGATGTTTGGGGTGTACACGGTGTAGGCGGCCTTCTGGGAACAATTTTACTGGGCGTTTTCGCTACAACATCGGTAAATCCAAATGGAATGGAAGGCCTTATTTACGGCGGATCTGCATTTTTTGGGAAACAAGTGGTAGCCGTTATTATTGCCAGCGCTTATGCATTTGTCTTCACGTATGTTATGCTGATATTTATCAATCTGATTACACCGGTAAAAGTACCTCAGGATCAGGAAGATATTGGACTTGATGAGGCTTTGCACGGTGAAAAAGCATACGATGGAAGTCTGTAAATTATGTAAAAAAAGTCCTGATTAAATCAGGACTTTTTTTATTCTTTTTGCTTCATCAGTTTAGATCTGCGATCAAGAAGCAGGTCAATTTCTTCTTCTGTCAAATCAGTTTTTTTTAACATTTCATCAATTTCCTCAAGACTTTTGTTGGTATCATTGGTGAAGTTCTCTTCTACCTTTACATCCTCCATAATATTTACCGCATCCTCCCCCAATTCCTCCTTCAACTGCTCCACAAGACCTGCGATCATTCCCTTTACCGGTTCACCAAACTTGTCAAGCAATTCTTCGGAAATCTGGTCTTTCATCATTTCATAATTATTCAGGAGATACTCGAAATTCTGGTAAAATGCTTTATCTATCCCCTGAATTTCCGCAAGGGAAGACTTACTTTTCAACCGTCTGAACAGCTTTATTAAAAGGTCAAGATTTTCTCTAAACGATCTGTCGGTCATAGCTTTTCAACTTTTTTACAAAATTACAGATTTTTATCACTGCACCTCAATTTGTTCTATATTTGCTTTTCAACATGTATGAAATGTGTTTAATTACAATATCATACAAATTTCAGATGTTAATTTTGGTGATCCTATATAACCATTAGAATCTATTGATTAATATACGAAATAAACGATGAAAAAGCTGTTTTGTTTCCTGTTTTTACCCCTACTTTTTTCAGGAATGGCTTATACCCAGGAAATTAATAAGATCATTATGGATCCGAGAATTGACCGGGAAGTGGTAGTTGGATACTGTAACCGTGACGGACTTCAATGGGGTGAGTTCCTGGAATCTTATGTAGAGGAATATGATATCTATACTCCGGAAATTAAGTATTTAAAAAAAATCCGGAAAAAACTGGATGACACAAAAATTGTGATCGTCCTTGGAACCTGGTGTAGCGACAGTAAGACGCAGGTGCCACGATTTCTGAAGGTTCTTGATCAAATTGATTTTAATGAAAGCAATTTGACGATGATAGGGGTTGACCGTTCAAAAACAGCAGGGGATCTTAATATCCGGGATCTATCTATAGAGCGTGTACCTACTTTCATCTTTTACCACGATGGATTTGAAATCGGCAGGATCATTGAAACTCCGGAAACTACGTTGGAAAGGGATACTTATAAAATTCTGAGGAAAAAGTAGGCTTATGGAATTATATAAAACCATCAGGGATGTGAGTTCCCGTATCACCACCCTGAAAAAAGATGGTCAAATAATCGGATTTGTTCCCACTATGGGAGCGCTGCATGAAGGGCATATCTCCCTGATCCGTCTGGCCAGGGAAGAAAACAATGTAGTTGCCTGCTCCATTTTTGTGAATCCTATCCAGTTTAATAATCCTGAAGATTTGAAAAAATATCCCAGGACGTTGGAAAAGGACATCGATATGCTGAAGCAGGCAGGTTGTGATATAGTCTTTGCACCGGAACCCGATGAAATGTATCCGGAACCTGTAATCCATGAATATGATTTTGGAATGCTGGACAAGGTTATGGAAGGAAAATTCAGATCAGGGCATTTCAATGGCGTTGCCATCGTGGTGAAAAAACTCCTTGACATCATAACACCGGATAATGCTTATTTTGGGGAAAAAGATTTTCAACAGCTGGCTATCATCAGGAAATTAGTTGAATTGGAAAGCATTCCTGTAAATATCATTGCCTGTCCTACGGTCAGAGAACCCGACGGGCTGGCTATGAGTTCCAGAAATGTGAGGTTAACAGAATCACAACGAAAAACAGCTCCGGTTATATACCGTATCCTGAAAGAATTAAAAGCAAAGTATTCAGAAGAAAATTCAGAACATCTTATTGAACAAGCCATAAAACACCTCAACCAGCAACCTGAAATGAGGGTTGAATATCTTGAAATTGTTGATTCCGGATCATTACAACCCCTGGAATATTTCAATCCCATGATTCCGGCTCGTGCCTGCATTGCTGTATTCCTGGGAGACGTCAGGTTAATCGACAATATCAGCCTGAACCTTTAGGATGAATAATTGTCTTCTTAATTAGAGGGCCTTGTATTGATAAATATTTTTAATTTTGCAGCGCTATGCAGATTGAAGTTCTAAAATCGAAAATCCACAGGGCTACCATTACACACGCCGACCTTCATTATGTCGGCAGTATAACCATAGATGAAGACCTTATGGATGCCGCTAATCTTATAGCCAATGAAAAGGTACATGTGTACAATATCAACAACGGGGAAAGATTTGAAACTTATGTAATCAAAGGAGAGAGGGGATCCGGAGTCATTGGCATTAACGGTGCAGCGGCCCGCAAGGTCATGGTCGGTGATCTTGTAATTGTAGTTTCTTATGCCAGCATGCCGGTTGAGGAAGCCAAAATCTTTAACCCGGTCATACTTACCCCCGATGCAAACAATAAACTGAAGTAATCATTTGAAGAAAAGGATATTTTCGGCAATTAATTACATCTTCTTTCTCCTGATAGGGGTATTATTTCTTTGGCTTGTATTCCGTAAAGTTGACCTTCATCAGGTGATGAAAGAGATCCTGGAAGCCAATTATTTTTATATTCTTCTTGCTATTATTGCAGCCATTATTTCGCATATTTTCCGGGCAGCACGGTGGAATCTGATGATCGGATCGATGGGATATCCTACAAGACTTAGTACAACTTTTTATGCCGTAATGATTGGTTATCTCGCCAACACCGCAGTGCCAAGGCTTGGGGAAATATCCAGGTGTGGAGCTCTGACCAACAAAGACAAGATACCTTTTAATTCTCTCTTCGGGACAGTCATAGCCGAAAGGGTTTTTGACATGATTATTCTTCTGCTCATTATCCTTGGAGTGATACTTTTTCAGCTTTCTCTGGTTGGACAATTTGTCCATGACAATATTATTGCACCCTTGTTTTCAAATGTAGAACGCAACTACCTTAATATTATCCTCTTCAGTATAATTGCAGCGGCCGTTGTTTTCCTGATCATTTTTTTGATCCGCAGGATGAGGCATCATTTTGAGAAATGGCCCTTCCTGGTAAAAATGAAAAAGTTTGCGCAAGGATTGGTGGAAGGAATAAAAACCATAAAACGATTACCGCAGAAATGGACCTTCCTGTTTTACACATTCATAATCTGGCTAATGTATGCTTTTATGGTATATTTCCCGTTTTTTGCAATGAACGGGACTGAAGGGCTTAACTTCGGAGATGCAGTAACTATTATGGCTATTGGAAGTTTAGGGATAGTTGCGCCCGTCCCGGGAGGGATAGGCACCTACCATTTCATTACCACTGCGTTGTTGTTTGAACTTTACGGTATTGATAAAGCTGTTGCAGCTTCTTTTGCTACACTTACCCATGCTGCCCAGACTATAAATATTATAATTTTGGGGGCTGTTTCATTTTTATTAATTCTAATGCAAAAAAGGAGAATGACGGATGGAAATCCAGAATTATATCAAATCAAAAATTCACGCTGACAATCAATCTATTGAAAGTCAAATTGCTGTCTGGAAGTTTCTTAACCACAGGATCGTATTCACGAACGGATGTTTCGACATTCTGCATTTGGGACACATTGATTATCTTTCGAAGGCGGCAGAGATGGGAGATATCCTGGTGATAGGGCTGAATACTGATGCTTCGGTTCGCCGTCTGAAAGGACCCAACCGGCCTGTAAACAATGAATTGGCCCGTGCATCTGTTTTGGCTGCCTTGGGCTTTGTTGACGGTGTTTTGCTATTTGATGAAGAAACCCCTTATGAGCTCATAAAAAAGGTGAAACCAGACGTTCTCGTCAAGGGAGATGATTATGAGATCAGTGAAATAGCCGGTCATGATATCGTAGAATCCTATGGTGGTATCATTAAGACTATACCTCTGGTTGATGGCTACAGCACCAGTTCTATCATTGAGAAAATCCGGAACATATAATATCTTATGGTTAAAACACGCACGGCATATTTCTGTCAGAATTGCGGTGCACAATCACCCAAATGGGTAGGCCGCTGCCCTGCATGCGGGGAGTGGAATACTTATGTCGAAGAAGTCATCCAGACTGAAGGTAAAAATCAAATTCTTACTACTCCAGGAAAAGAGAGTCGGCTTGTACCCAAAACCCTCAAAGATATTGAAATCAATCCGGAAAGACGTTCCACAACAAAAATACAAGAACTTGACAGGGTTCTGGGAGGAGGCCTGGTTCCAGGTTCCATCATCCTTTTAGGTGGTGAACCGGGTATAGGAAAATCGACCCTGATGTTACAGGTTGCCATGGCAAGAAAGGACATCAAAACCTTATATATCAGCGGGGAAGAAAGCATTCAGCAATTGCGTATGCGAGCGGAAAGACTGAACCTTGAAAGCGAACATTGTTATTTCCTTTCTGAAACCAATACCCAGGCCATTATTAACATCATTCAAACATTGCAGCCCGGGTTGCTGGTCATTGACAGTATACAGACGCTTCACAGCGATCTGATAGAATCATCTGCAGGAAGTATTTCTCAGGTAAGGCAATGTGCATCGGAATTACAACGATTGGCCAAATTAACGCACACCCCTGTTTTCCTGGTTGGGCATATAACCAAAGATGGAACCCTGGCCGGTCCAAAAATATTAGAGCACATGGTGGATACGGTTTTGCAGTTTGAAGGCGATCGCCACCATGGTTACCGCATCCTGAGGTCGATGAAAAACCGTTTCGGGTCAGCCTCAGAACTGGGTATATTTGAGATGACCGACAAGGGTCTGAGGGAGGTCAGCAACCCTTCTGAGATACTGATTACCCAAAGGGAAGAAGATACCAGCGGTATTGCTATTGCAGCAACTATTGAAGGAATGCGGCCTATGCTGATTGAGACACAGGCCCTGGTAAGTACGGCCGCTTATGGCACACCACAACGCTCAAGCACAGGATTTGATGCCAGGCGCCTTAATATGCTGCTTGCCGTTTTAGAGAAAAGAAGCGGATTCAGGCTGGGCAGCAAGGATGTTTTTCTGAATATCGCCGGAGGGATCTATGTGGATGATCCTGCTATCGATTTGGCAGTCATTACGGCTGTCCTTTCTTCCAACAGCGATATACCCGTCCCCGCAAATATTGCCTTCGCAGGAGAAGTAGGCCTCAGTGGCGAGATCAGGGCAGTAAACAGAATTGAGCAGCGTATTGCAGAAGCAGAAAAACTCGGATTCGGAGAAATCTACATTTCATCCTATAATGCCAGAGGGATTTCTTTAAAAGACAATAAAATCCGGATACGAACGGTAAAAAAAGTGGAAGATCTTTTTACCAGATTATTCGGTTAGTCTCAAGCATGTTATAAATCAAAATCCAAGGTAGCCGGGCAATGATCGGAATGCTTTGCATCCGGCAGAATCATGGCACCTTTCATTTTACCGGCAATCGGCTCACTGACCATGTTGTAATCGATGCGCCAGCCAAGGTTCCTTGCCCTCGCATTCGCCCTGAAACTCCACCAGGTATAATGATCGGGTTCGTTATTAAAATGCCGGAAGGAATCCACAAATCCGCTGTTAATGAAACCACTCATCCACTCCCTCTCCTCGGGAAGAAAACCTGAGCTCTTCGCATTACCAACCGGATCGTGAATATCTATGGGCTGATGGCAAATATTATAATCGCCAGAGATGATAAGATTGGGTCTTTCTTTTTTCAGCCTGTCGATATATTCCTGAAAATCAGCCAACCATTTCATCTTGAAAGCCTGACGTTCATCCCCGCTGGAACCGGAGGGATGATAAACACTGACAACGGAGATATCACCATAATCTGCCCGCAGAAAACGGCCCTCATCATCGTAAACCGGCATACCCATTCCTGCAACAACTTTATCGGGCAAATCTTTTGTCAGGATGCCAACACCGCTGTAACCTTTCTTTTTCGCTGAAAACCAGTATGTCTTGTATCCTAGCTCTTCAAATTCGAGTACAGGAATCTGGTCCGGCTGAGCTTTGGTTTCCTGGATACATACAATATCAGGTTCCACAACGCGGATCCATTCAGTCAAACCCTTGCCTATGGCAGCTCTGATGCCGTTAACATTATAAGAGACAATTTTTTTCGTCATCGATAAGGTATTTTATTTACTTTGCATCCAATAATAACCAGGCTAATATAAAAAAGTTCATCCACGATTAATCTGATAATTTTGAAATTCCCTTAAGAATCCCATGGCTGGAAAAAGAAATATATTAGGCCGCTTCCTTATCTGGAGGATCAAACATATAAGTGACAAGCACTTCATAATGATCCTCAGCGTTGTGATTGGAGTTCTGGCTGGTTTGGGTGCCGTGATCATCAAAAACGGCGTCCGGCTGATCAAGCAGCTTCTCACGCATGGTTTTTCCGAAGAGTATTACAACCTGCTTTATTTCGTCTATCCTGCCATTGGTATACTGGTGGCTGTTATCTATGTGAGGTTTATAGTCAGGCAACATGTTGGTCATGGCATTCCCAGCGTTTTATATGCAATATCCAGGAATCACGGAGTGATTAAACGGCACAATATTTTCTCATCCATTATCACTTCCGTATTTACCGTTGGTTTTGGAGGTTCCGTAGGACTTGAAGGCCCGACCGTTGCAACAGGAGCGGCTATTGGCTCCAACCTCGGACAATTCTTGAGACTAAACTACCGGCAAATAACACTTATGCTCGGTCTTGCAAGTTCAGCAGCCATGGCAGCCATCTTTAAATCCCCGATTGCCGCCGTGGTTTTTGCAATAGAGGTGATCATGATAGATCTTACCCTCGCTTCTGTGATCCCCTTGCTTATTGCTTCGGCAACCGGGGTATTGACTTCTTACTTTTTCCTGGGACAAGCAGTGCTTTATCCTTTTGAGATGAAGACAGGTTTCACACTCCAGGAAATACCCTGGTATATTATGTTGGGTATTCTTGCCGGGTTTATATCCATTTATTTCACTAAAATGTATATTTTCATTGAGGGTAGATTTTCCAGGATAAAAAAGTGGTACAATAAATGGTTAATAGGCTCGGTGATACTTGGGTTTTTGGTTTTTATTTTCCCCCCATTATACGGTGAAGGCTACGAAGCGGTTAATGCCTGTCTGAAAGGTGATTATAGTTTGCTTTTTGAAAACAGCCTCTTTTATGATTTCCGGGAAGAGTTTATTTTTGTCTTTCTGCTTTTTCTGCTGATCATTTTTTTCAAGGCCATTGCCACATCCGTGACCTTCGGGGCAGGAGGCATAGGAGGTATTTTTGCCCCTACCCTTTTCCTTGGGGCATTTACAGGATTGTTTTTTGCAAACCTGGTAAATTATCTTGGAATCGGAGAACTCACAGTTAGCAACTATGCCCTTGTTGGCATGGGCGGCTTGATTGCAGGGGTTCTGCATGCACCCCTTACCGGGATTTTCCTTATAGCAGAAATTACTTCAGGATATAAACTCTTTGTCCCCCTGATGATCACCGCAACCATTTCCTATGCTACCATTAAAATCTTCATAACCAATTCGGTGTATACCTATCAGCTGGCGAAGAGGGGGGAACTGATCACTCATCACAAAGACAAAGCCATTCTTTCCTTACTGAGGGTTAACAAGCTGATAGAAACCAATTTCAAACCCATTAATCCCGACGCCACTCTTGGAGACCTGGTAAAGGTTATTTCCCAGTCAACTCGGAACCTCTTTCCGGTTATTGACGCAGATCAAAACTTCTATGGACTTGTCTTCCTGGATGATATCCGAAATATCATGTTCCAACCCGAAAAATATGACACTGTTAAAATAAACAGCCTGATGTTTATGCCGGAGGCTTTTGTCGATCCTGAGGAATCGATGGAAGAGGTTGCTGCAAAGTTCAAAAGAACGGGAAACTACAATCTTCCTGTATTGAAAGATGGAAAGTATATAGGATTTATATCCAGGGCAAATGTATTTTCAGAATACAGGAAAATGTTACAGGAGTTTTCTGAAGATTGATATTATACTTCAGCTGTTTGAGTTTGCTTTTTTTGCAAACTCAAACAGCCGAAGTATAATATCATTTTTCACAAACATAGTTTCTGATTAAATGCTTTCATCTTATGCAAAAAGACCGGGACAACGCATTTTCTCCCTTTACCCTTAATGGTTTAACCCTTAAAAACAGGTTTATTAAAACTGCCACATTTGAAGGAATGAGCAAAGATGGCATCCCTACCCCTGATTTATTCCGGTTTCACAGGGAGATAGCCGAAGGCGGTGTTGCCATGACCACCGTCGCATATGGCGCCGTTAACGAGGATGGGTTGACCAACGAAGACCAGATGGTTATAAACGAAAACGCCATGCCTTATCTTGAAAAGCTTGCAAAGGAGGTGCATGATGCAGGAGGCGCAATTTCGTTACAGCTAACACATTGTGGATTCTTTACACGAAGTACCAGATATAAGAGTCGCAGGCCACAGGCTCCAAGCCGCATCCTGAACAAATATGGCATTATGAAAGGAAGGTCCTTTTCAAAGGCAATGAATCAGGATGATCTGGATCGAACGCGTGCAGATTTTGGCAAAGCTGCACAACTTGCAAAAACATGCGGTTTTGATGCGGTTGAGGTACATCTTGGCCATGGCTATTTGTTAAGTCAGTTCCTTACACCCATTTTTAATAAAAGGAAAGATCACTACGGGGGTAACCTGGAAAACAGGTTACGCTATC
Coding sequences:
- a CDS encoding flippase-like domain-containing protein; protein product: MKKRIFSAINYIFFLLIGVLFLWLVFRKVDLHQVMKEILEANYFYILLAIIAAIISHIFRAARWNLMIGSMGYPTRLSTTFYAVMIGYLANTAVPRLGEISRCGALTNKDKIPFNSLFGTVIAERVFDMIILLLIILGVILFQLSLVGQFVHDNIIAPLFSNVERNYLNIILFSIIAAAVVFLIIFLIRRMRHHFEKWPFLVKMKKFAQGLVEGIKTIKRLPQKWTFLFYTFIIWLMYAFMVYFPFFAMNGTEGLNFGDAVTIMAIGSLGIVAPVPGGIGTYHFITTALLFELYGIDKAVAASFATLTHAAQTINIIILGAVSFLLILMQKRRMTDGNPELYQIKNSR
- the rfaE2 gene encoding D-glycero-beta-D-manno-heptose 1-phosphate adenylyltransferase, whose translation is MEIQNYIKSKIHADNQSIESQIAVWKFLNHRIVFTNGCFDILHLGHIDYLSKAAEMGDILVIGLNTDASVRRLKGPNRPVNNELARASVLAALGFVDGVLLFDEETPYELIKKVKPDVLVKGDDYEISEIAGHDIVESYGGIIKTIPLVDGYSTSSIIEKIRNI
- the radA gene encoding DNA repair protein RadA yields the protein MVKTRTAYFCQNCGAQSPKWVGRCPACGEWNTYVEEVIQTEGKNQILTTPGKESRLVPKTLKDIEINPERRSTTKIQELDRVLGGGLVPGSIILLGGEPGIGKSTLMLQVAMARKDIKTLYISGEESIQQLRMRAERLNLESEHCYFLSETNTQAIINIIQTLQPGLLVIDSIQTLHSDLIESSAGSISQVRQCASELQRLAKLTHTPVFLVGHITKDGTLAGPKILEHMVDTVLQFEGDRHHGYRILRSMKNRFGSASELGIFEMTDKGLREVSNPSEILITQREEDTSGIAIAATIEGMRPMLIETQALVSTAAYGTPQRSSTGFDARRLNMLLAVLEKRSGFRLGSKDVFLNIAGGIYVDDPAIDLAVITAVLSSNSDIPVPANIAFAGEVGLSGEIRAVNRIEQRIAEAEKLGFGEIYISSYNARGISLKDNKIRIRTVKKVEDLFTRLFG
- the xth gene encoding exodeoxyribonuclease III is translated as MTKKIVSYNVNGIRAAIGKGLTEWIRVVEPDIVCIQETKAQPDQIPVLEFEELGYKTYWFSAKKKGYSGVGILTKDLPDKVVAGMGMPVYDDEGRFLRADYGDISVVSVYHPSGSSGDERQAFKMKWLADFQEYIDRLKKERPNLIISGDYNICHQPIDIHDPVGNAKSSGFLPEEREWMSGFINSGFVDSFRHFNNEPDHYTWWSFRANARARNLGWRIDYNMVSEPIAGKMKGAMILPDAKHSDHCPATLDFDL
- a CDS encoding chloride channel protein → MAGKRNILGRFLIWRIKHISDKHFIMILSVVIGVLAGLGAVIIKNGVRLIKQLLTHGFSEEYYNLLYFVYPAIGILVAVIYVRFIVRQHVGHGIPSVLYAISRNHGVIKRHNIFSSIITSVFTVGFGGSVGLEGPTVATGAAIGSNLGQFLRLNYRQITLMLGLASSAAMAAIFKSPIAAVVFAIEVIMIDLTLASVIPLLIASATGVLTSYFFLGQAVLYPFEMKTGFTLQEIPWYIMLGILAGFISIYFTKMYIFIEGRFSRIKKWYNKWLIGSVILGFLVFIFPPLYGEGYEAVNACLKGDYSLLFENSLFYDFREEFIFVFLLFLLIIFFKAIATSVTFGAGGIGGIFAPTLFLGAFTGLFFANLVNYLGIGELTVSNYALVGMGGLIAGVLHAPLTGIFLIAEITSGYKLFVPLMITATISYATIKIFITNSVYTYQLAKRGELITHHKDKAILSLLRVNKLIETNFKPINPDATLGDLVKVISQSTRNLFPVIDADQNFYGLVFLDDIRNIMFQPEKYDTVKINSLMFMPEAFVDPEESMEEVAAKFKRTGNYNLPVLKDGKYIGFISRANVFSEYRKMLQEFSED